A window of the Brassica napus cultivar Da-Ae chromosome C5, Da-Ae, whole genome shotgun sequence genome harbors these coding sequences:
- the LOC106447799 gene encoding uncharacterized protein LOC106447799, which translates to MARQGDGFEGNVQHLQHNPIYNCKTCNKDFEHAIHCYYLVVRVSDDSKGEVKFLLFNNIAERLIRRPAFELVQEAGQENPHFLPQSLTDLIGRKLLFKITIATRQGPNMTCHRIPTGPAVSVEDAPREATQSPFQQTKTNEFIPPPRFIVEDHPEAYNNRYAMESESENENDNEDEENQTYTTYLAGETLINTSPQHIPQETNNTVTSPIVIGIQKNGYYDDGDPGWNFVLPRLANPPMELMTLLCKGDELSKHYREFIRAYNMMFSFTSLGGKIDHSINNGRGPFVFRMSGENYHRIGDIVPEPGQAPKFSQLYIIDTLNEIKNRLDAYAGSDRAAAKKLREPLVLLLKNMLDQCNPHVKAFRSARDRFDVEGSTGYRMRLIESRQSDGRTHNLPTANEVAALIPGDFVLNMETRDIVLESTSGKLQRISELHPAYLPLQYPLLFPYGEDGFRLNIPIGFEDSTARKRKNVTMREYFAFRILERRWEAPTITRSGRLFHQFLVDAYTMIESSRLRYLWLNQKKLRSSSYAAIQKAATRAGAKMAEQGSRIFIPATFTGGKRYMKQHYYDAMALCKYHGFLDIFITFTCNPKWPEVTRYLKKYNLTTEDKPEILCRFFKMKLDNLIGELTKKNGSLFGPVAAVMYTIEFQKRGMPHAHILVFMEKGSKFPTADDIDKIISAEIPDKTVDPDLYVIVGDCMMHGPCGAAKKDNVCMVNGKCSKMFPKPLNIRTSIDANGFPAYMRRIDGRFIEKNGIRLDNGFVVPYNRDLMLRYRAHMNVEWCVQTRAVKYLFKYIHKGPDYASAAMDKEDEDGVIDEIKTYYDCRYITACESSWRILAFPTHFRTTSVEPLGFHLPDQELVFFYEDEPIESILNKKTVSQSMFLAWFIANRKYAEARELTYAKFPTKFVWKSGTREWVPRKRGFAIGRIAHIQPSGDELYFLRVFLNWVRGPTSYEDIRTVDGVLYHTYEDACYALGLMDDDKEFIEAIKDASDCSSATYARKLFARMLVSKSLSQPHVVWEATWEYLTDDILYKKRRETGRPDMNLTIEQIKNIALTEIENHLLSNGRSLKKWPHMPKPENFGDYNGNRLIDDELNYVVEDQLKENERLMAMITDEQRGVYEQILDAVLNDNGGVFFLYGYGGTGKTFVYRTLSSAIRSKGMIVLNTASSGILALLLEGGRTAHSRFGIPIDADEFSTCKKREPGSDRAELVKAAKLIVWDEAPMMSRHCFETLDRTMRDIIRSCEDKPFGEFLNSVKVAGLPRHCLKLKVGAPIMCLRNMDVADGLCNGTRLIVTQLLPHVIEGRIITGNKIVGHPVWIPRMFVTPPDTKFPFRMRRRQFPVTLAFAMTINKSQGQTLESFGLFLPRPVFSHGQLYVALSRVKSRFVLKVLITGKEGKTQTKTLNIVYKQMGSDGLGTDCIQEHPVF; encoded by the exons atGGCCAGACAAGGAGATGGTTTTGAGGGAAACGTGCAACATCTTCAACATAATCCTATATACAACTGCAAAACATGCAACAAGGATTTTGAACATGCTATTCACTG TTACTACTTGGTTGTACGTGTCTCTGATGACTCAAAGGGAGAAGTCAAGTTTTTGCTTTTCAACAATATTGCGGAGAGGCTCATTAGGAGACCTGCGTTTGAGTTAGTCCAAGAGGCTGGTCAG GAAAATCCACATTTTCTACCTCAGTCTCTAACTGATTTGATTGGGAGAAAACTTCTATTTAAGATTACTATCGCAA CAAGACAAGGTCCCAACATGACATGCCATAGGATCCCGACTGGTCCAGCAGTGTCTGTAGAAGATGCACCTCGTGAag CTACTCAAAGTCCATTCCAACAAACCAAAACCAATGAATTCATTCCTCCACCAAGGTTCATCGTCGAGGATCATCCTGAAG CTTACAATAATCGATATGCAATGGAAAGTGAGtctgaaaatgaaaatgataatGAAGATGAGGAGAATCAGACTTACACTACCTATCTAGCTGGAGAGACTTTGATAAACACATCACCACAACATATCCCACAAGAAACTAATAATACAGTTACTTCGCCTATTGTCATTGGGATACAAAAAAACG GTTACTACGACGACGGAGATCCAGGTTGGAATT TTGTACTTCCTCGGCTCGCGAATCCTCCAATGGAGTTAATGACTTTGTTATGCAAAGGAGACGAGTTAAGCAAACATTATCGAGAGTTCATACGAGCTTACAATATGATGTTCTCTTTCACATCTCTTGGGGGGAAGATAGATCATTCTATTAACAATGGTCGTGGACCATTTGTTTTCCGAATGTCCGGTGAGAACTATCATCGTATTGGTGATATAGTTCCCGAGCCTGGACAAGCTCCAAAATTTTCCCAGCTCTATATCATTGACACTTTAAATGAGATCAAAAATAGACTTGACGCTTATGCCGG GTCTGACAGAGCTGCTGCTAAGAAACTAAGAGAACCActtgttcttcttctgaagAATATGTTAGATCAGTGTAACCCTCATGTCAAGGCTTTTAGGTCTGCAAGAGACAGATTCGACGTGGAAGGATCAACAGGTTATAGGATGAGATTGATTGAAAGTCGACAATCTGATGGACGGACCCATAATCTGCCGACTGCAAATGAAGTTGCTGCTTTGATACCTggagattttgttttaaatatggaGACACGAGATATTGTTCTAGAGAGTACAAGTGGAAAGTTGCAAAGGATAAGTGAATTACATCCGGCGTATTTGCCTCTGCAATATCCACTATTGTTTCCATATGGAGAGGATGGCTTTCGATTAAATATTCCTATTGGTTTTGAAGACAGCACTGCGAGAAAACGCAAGAATGTAACTATGCGTGAGTACTTTGCATTTCGGATTTTAGAGAGGAGGTGGGAAGCACCTACAATTACAAGATCAGGCAGATTGTTTCATCAGTTCCTTGTGGACGCTTACACAATGATAGAATCGAGTAGACTACGTTACTTGTGGCTGAATCAGAAAAAGCTCCGGTCAAGTAGTTACGCTGCAATCCAGAAAGCAGCTACAAGAGCTGGAGCTAAGATGGCGGAACAAGGGAGCCGAATTTTCATTCCAGCAACTTTCACCGGGGGAAAAAGGTATATGAAGCAGCACTACTATGATGCCATGGCTCTGTGCAAATACCATGGATTTCTCGATATTTTCATCACTTTTACGTGTAATCCAAAATGGCCTGAAGTTACAAGGTATCTGAAAAAATATAACCTGACCACTGAAGACAAGCCAGAAATATTGTGTAGATTTTTCAAGATGAAACTCGATAATCTTATCGGCGAGTTGACTAAAAAGAACGGCTCCTTATTCGGTCCTGTTGCTGCAG tAATGTACACGATTGAGTTTCAAAAAAGAGGAATGCCACACGCTCATATTCTTGTCTTCATGGAAAAAGGATCAAAATTTCCAACAGCCGATGATATAGATAAGATTATTTCCGCTGAAATACCAGACAAGACAGTAGATCCAGACCTGTATGTGATCGTTGGGGATTGTATGATGCATGGTCCTTGCGGTGCAGCAAAGAAGGATAATGTATGTATGGTTAACGGTAAATGTTCTAAGATGTTTCCGAAACCTCTCAACATCAGGACATCGATTGACGCAAATGGATTTCCAGCTTACATGCGTCGGATTGATGGTAGGTTCATTGAGAAAAATGGAATCAGATTAGACAATGGATTTGTTGTACCATACAACAGAGACCTCATGCTTCGATATCGCGCGCATATGAATGTAGAGTGGTGCGTCCAAACACGAGCtgttaagtatcttttcaaataTATTCATAAGGGACCTGATTATGCCTCAGCTGCAATggataaagaagatgaagatggcgTCATTGACGAAATCAAAACATATTACGACTGCag ATATATTACTGCATGCGAGTCGTCTTGGCGGATTCTTGCTTTTCCTACACATTTTCGTACTACTTCTGTAGAGCCACTTGGCTTTCATCTTCCGGATCAGGAACTGGTATTTTTTTATGAAGACGAACCTATTGAGAGTATTCTCAACAAAAAGACTGTCAGCCAATCCATGTTTTTGGCCTGGTTCATAGCAAACAGAAAATATGCAGAGGCAAGAGAGTTGACATATGCGAAATTTCCAACAAAATTCGTTTGGAAATCAGGTACGAGAGAATGGGTACCACGGAAACGAGGCTTTGCGATAGGCAGGATTGCGCATATTCAGCCATCAGGTGATGAGCTATATTTTTTAAGAGTATTTCTAAACTGGGTAAGAGGGCCGACATCATACGAGGATATAAGAACAGTTGATGGTGTTTTATATCATACATACGAAGATGCTTGCTATGCGTTGGGATTGATGGATGATGACAAGGAATTCATAGAAGCTATCAAAGATGCCAGTGACTGTAGTTCTGCGACGTATGCAAGGAAGCTTTTTGCGAGAATGTTGGTTTCCAAATCGTTGTCTCAGCCTCATGTAGTGTGGGAAGCTACTTGGGAGTATCTTACCGACGATATTCTTTACAAGAAGCGGCGAGAAACTGGACGACCTG ATATGAACTTGACCATAGAGCAGATCAAAAATATTGCTCTTACTGAGATCGAAAATCATTTGCTCAGCAATGGCCGTAGCCTCAAGAAATGGCCCCACATGCCAAAGCCAGAAAATTTTGGAGATTACAACGGCAATCGCCTTATAGATGATGAGCTTAATTATGTTGTGGAAGATCAGCTAAAGGAAAATGAAAGACTTATGGCGATGATAACAGATGAGCAAAGAGGGGTATACGAACAGATTCTGGATGCAGTTTTAAATGATAACGGTGGAGTGTTCTTTCTTTATGGTTATGGAGGCACAGGAAAAACCTTCGTATACAGAACACTCTCGTCAGCTATCCGATCTAAAGGTATGATTGTTCTAAATACCGCATCAAGTGGAATTTTAGCATTGTTGTTGGAAGGAGGTAGAACCGCACATTCCAGATTTGGTATTCCGATAGATGCAGACGAATTCAGCACTTGCAAGAAAAGGGAGCCAGGATCAGATCGTGCAGAATTAGTTAAAGCGGCAAAGTTAATTGTATGGGATGAGGCGCCTATGATGAGCAGACACTGTTTCGAGACGTTGGATCGCACTATGCGTGATATTATAAGATCTTGTGAAGATAAACCTTTTGGGG AGTTTTTGAACAGTGTTAAAGTGGCTGGACTGCCTAGACATTGCTTGAAGCTCAAGGTTGGTGCTCCTATCATGTGTCTTCGTAACATGGATGTTGCAGATGGTTTATGTAATGGTACTAGGCTAATTGTTACTCAGTTACTGCCCCATGTGATAGAAGGTAGAATTATAACCGGAAACAAAATTGTTGGACATCCGGTTTGGATCCCTAGAATGTTTGTCACACCACCTGACACCAAGTTCCCCTTCAGAATGCGTCGAAGACAGTTTCCAGTTACTTTGGCTTTCGCGATGACCATCAACAAAAGTCAAGGTCAAACACTGGAAAGTTTTGGGTTGTTTCTGCCTAGGCCAGTGTTCTCTCATGGTCAGCTCTACGttgcactttcaagagttaagtcgagatTTGTATTGAAAGtcctaataactggtaaagaagggaAAACGCAGACAAAAACGTTGAATATTGTCTACAAAcaa atGGGTAGTGATGGGTTAGGAACTGATTGTATTCAGGAGCATCCCGTTTTCTGA